DNA sequence from the Brienomyrus brachyistius isolate T26 chromosome 18, BBRACH_0.4, whole genome shotgun sequence genome:
AAAGCAGGAGAGGGCGGCCAATAGCAGATAATCCCGTGGCTTGGGCTGGTCACCGGCGGCCGTCCCCGTGGAGGATGCACGGCTCCGCAAGCTGACGCGGGACGGGGACATGGGCGGCACCCGAAGATGCCCAACAGACCCGGAGCGCAGTGGAGCGCTGTGTCCATTTTGATCCGCATCCAGGGACTTGGTGCTGCCCAAGCTGGCTGTAAAGGAGCTGGAGAGCCGCAGGTCGTGTCGGCGAGAGGGGTCCGGGGCCGCAACCCTTAGAAGTTTCTCCGTCTCTTGGGACTCTCTGCTCGGCGCTGTCCCCTTTCCTCCAGAAACAGCCTTCTCAAATTCCGCATCTGTTTCTATTGCCATGTTATATTTTTAATGAAAGTAAAAAGCACAAAATATATATGCCCCTGTATAGTTATCGAAATATCCAAACTACCAACTACCCATGCGAGAGGGGTGTTATTATAGCCTAAATGataataaatttgatttttaaaaGGGTTTTGTCCGAACGTTTTTTAAACACCGCAACAAAA
Encoded proteins:
- the LOC125713303 gene encoding trafficking regulator of GLUT4 1-like, which codes for MAIETDAEFEKAVSGGKGTAPSRESQETEKLLRVAAPDPSRRHDLRLSSSFTASLGSTKSLDADQNGHSAPLRSGSVGHLRVPPMSPSRVSLRSRASSTGTAAGDQPKPRDYLLLAALSCFCPVWPINIVALVYSIMSRNSLQQGDVDGARRLGRLARLLSLFCIILGLLIIAVYITVTVTNVY